From Nymphaea colorata isolate Beijing-Zhang1983 chromosome 6, ASM883128v2, whole genome shotgun sequence, a single genomic window includes:
- the LOC116256273 gene encoding probable WRKY transcription factor 57 has translation MFQNQEGCYEDPSTTGDGYHQFVRVENGGHLLGGYHHHAAASSAVMAADYVGVGGGGEAFPAQAGGWRGPCSGMEKFAGMVGEEGGGAGCNPLLVAAKEMGSARFAFLQKHSTDFPWSWGEEGGDPHHVANKRTAPAAHDHHRLAAAPMKMKKVKARRKVREPRFCFKTMSDIDVLDDGYKWRKYGQKVVKNTQHPRSYYRCTQDNCRVKKRVERLAEDPRMVITTYEGRHCHSPSHDMENSPSSSHMSFFG, from the exons atgtttCAGAATCAAGAAGGGTGCTACGAGGATCCTTCTACCACCGGAGATGGGTATCACCAGTTCGTGAGGGTGGAAAATGGAGGGCATCTTCTCGGCGGCTACCACCACCACGCCGCTGCTTCTTCTGCGGTGATGGCGGCAGACTATGTCGGCGTTGGAGGAGGAGGCGAGGCTTTTCCGGCGCAGGCGGGCGGCTGGCGGGGACCTTGCAGCGGCATGGAGAAGTTTGCGGGAATGGTAGGGGAGGAAGGAGGGGGTGCAGGGTGCAATCCCCTTCTCGTGGCTGCCAAGGAGATGGGATCGGCTAGATTTGCCTTTCTTCAGAAACACTCCACTGATTTTCCTTG GTCGTGGGGAGAAGAAGGGGGTGATCCTCACCATGTCGCCAACAAACGAACTGCACCTGCGGCTCACGACCACCATCGTTTGGCAGCTGCAcccatgaagatgaagaaggtgaaggccAGGAGGAAGGTGAGGGAGCCAAGATTCTGCTTCAAGACCATGAGCGACATTGATGTCTTAGATGATGGCTACAAGTGGAGGAAGTACGGCCAAAAGGTTGTCAAGAACACCCAACACCCCAG GAGTTATTACCGTTGCACTCAAGACAATTGCCGTGTGAAGAAGCGTGTGGAAAGGCTGGCTGAGGACCCGAGGATGGTGATCACAACTTATGAGGGGAGGCATTGCCATTCACCATCCCATGACATGGAGAATTCGCCATCATCATCTCACATGAGTTTCTTTGGATAA